A region from the Silene latifolia isolate original U9 population chromosome 7, ASM4854445v1, whole genome shotgun sequence genome encodes:
- the LOC141592100 gene encoding uncharacterized protein LOC141592100 codes for MRFESAMDQQRHNLKLLEAQSHNSMHETLFGSNWEAHAVKVYTHEVFFDFQEEVKFSVNACSVCGYTPPDSVTNFEVSIVEDANKRKRYVVEYNRRTMDARCTCKLFERKGILCNHIIWICSGKFKEILEKYIFRRWSKNALRNPVYDLNGNLLENYDLTGNSKFGMSRVWPEIYATVGMLKRKDEESDMREFVKLIKEFRENLELNPKPLTKEQELEVLLNCKAPKEIKFLPPKVSKNKGSGKRMVSSKNKAIMKAKKPKRLCAKCKRMSHHDKRNCPNEFAEHPPENQGDTSEEEEEGEEVENEE; via the exons atgagatttgagagtgccatGGACCAACAAAGGCACAATCTAAAGCTTCTTGAAGCACAGAGCCACAACTCAATGCATGAAACCCTATTCGGGTCAAACTGGGAGGCCCATGCAGTGAAGGTCTATACACATGAAGTGTTCTTCGACTTCCAAGAGGAGGTTAAGTTTTCGGTAAATGCGTGTAGTGTTTGTGGATACACCCCACCAGATTCAGTAACTAACTTTGAAGTTTCAATTGTTGAGGACGCAAACAAGCGAAAGAGATATGtagttgagtacaataggagaacaATGGATGCCCGTTGTACATGTAAATTGTTTGAAAGGAAAGGTATTTTATGCAACCACATCATTTGGATTTGCtcgggaaagtttaaggaaataCTTGAGAAATACATTTTTCGTAGGTGGAGTAAGAATGCACTCAGAAAcccggtttatgatttgaatggaAATCTGCTGGAAAACTACGATCTTACTGGTAATAGTAAATTTGGAATGTCTCGGGTGTGGCCTGAGATTTACGCAACTGTTGGTATGCTcaaaagaaaagacgaagagtcAGATATGAGAGAGTTTGTCAAGCTAATTAAAGAATTCCGAGAGAATTTGGAGCTAAACCCAAAGCCTTTGACCAAAGAACAAGAACTGGAGGTCCTTCTCAACTGCAAGGCTCCAAAAGAAATCAAGTTCTTACCACCTAAAGTCTCTAAAAACAAAGGTAGTGGTAAAAGGATGGTGAGCAGCAAAAATAAGGCAATTATGAAGGCAAAAAAACCGaaaaggttgtgtgctaagtGTAAACGCATGTCACACCACGATAAAAGAAATTGTCCAAATGAGTTTGCAGAGCATCCTCCTGAGAATCAA GGAGACAcatcggaagaagaggaagaaggggaagaagtcgagaatgaagaatga